In one Paramormyrops kingsleyae isolate MSU_618 chromosome 18, PKINGS_0.4, whole genome shotgun sequence genomic region, the following are encoded:
- the LOC111855621 gene encoding serine protease 28-like — translation MPALVLVCVILLLDVTTVSSLPRLRSSIIGGQRAAKGRWPWMAQVYVAKTADFGTDCGGSLINEKWVLSAASCFKPNFIKEDSLVRLGAYWLSMESDHELQFGLRKVIIHPNYAESSKGDNIALIRLDGAVAAFTFVEPVTLPSPTDVFDKSSDCWIAGWGMTGENVLLKEPGVLQEAKVPIVPDEKCKRCFNNLLPNMVCAGGKGKLAWEGDIGGPLVCQSGKQWIQVGIASFGILTPDNKICTTSFYTRVSSYMDFINNNTRLTAG, via the exons ATGCCTGCTTtggtgcttgtgtgtgtgatcCTGCTGCTGGATGTCACCACAG TGTCCAGCCTGCCTAGACTAAGGAGCTCAATCATTGGAGGGCAACGCGCTGCCAAAGGAAGGTGGCCCTGGATGGCTCAAGTCTACGTGGCCAAAACTGCAGACTTTGGCACTGATTGTGGCGGTTCTCTAATTAACGAAAAATGGGTTCTCAGTGCTGCCAGTTGCTTCAAACC aaattttATTAAAGAAGATTCACTGGTGAGACTGGGAGCATACTGGCTGTCTATGGAGTCTGATCACGAACTCCAGTTCGGGCTGAGAAAGGTCATCATCCACCCCAACTACGCTGAGAGCTCAAAAGGGGACAACATTGCCTTGATAAGGCTGGATGGCGCGGTTGCCGCTTTCACTTTTGTGGAACCGGTCACCTTACCCAGTCCAACAGATGTCTTTGACAAAAGCTCTGACTGCTGGATAGCAGGCTGGGGTATGACAGGAGAGAATG TCCTTCTAAAAGAGCCGGGAGTTCTTCAGGAAGCCAAGGTACCGATTGTTCCTGATGAAAAATGCAAGCGTTGTTTTAACAATCTTTTACCCAACATGGTCTGTGCTGGtggtaaaggaaaacttgcctGGGAG GGAGATATAGGAGGACCACTAGTATGTCAATCTGGGAAACAATGGATCCAAGTCGGAATTGCAAGTTTTGGCATCCTCACTCCAGATAACAAGATATGTACCACGTCATTCTACACGCGTGTCTCCAGCTATATGGATTTCATCAATAACAATACCAGGCTTACTGCTGGGTAG